A genome region from Streptomyces pratensis includes the following:
- a CDS encoding ABC transporter permease — MRLYAVVVAGGFRRHATYRVATFAGVFTNTVFGFILAYTYIALWDERPHLGGYDMSEALTYVWLGQALLMTCAMMGGGFEDELMERIRTGDIAVDLYRPADLQLWWLAGDLGRAAFHLLGRGIVPMVLGALAFDLALPGSPWVWLAFLVSVALGVVVSFAVRFLVSLSAFWLLDGAGAMQIAWLAGLFFSGMLLPLPLFPGVLGEVARALPWSSLLQVPADVFLGRYAGWDLLRAYGFQAGWAVALLLAGRLLQSVATRRVVVQGG, encoded by the coding sequence GTGCGGCTCTACGCCGTGGTGGTGGCCGGTGGGTTCCGGCGGCATGCCACCTACCGGGTGGCGACGTTCGCGGGGGTGTTCACCAACACCGTCTTCGGTTTCATCCTGGCGTACACCTACATCGCCCTGTGGGACGAGCGTCCGCACCTCGGCGGGTACGACATGTCGGAGGCGCTGACCTATGTGTGGCTGGGTCAGGCGCTGCTGATGACCTGCGCGATGATGGGCGGCGGTTTCGAGGACGAGCTGATGGAGCGCATCCGTACGGGTGACATCGCCGTCGACCTCTACCGGCCGGCCGATCTCCAGCTGTGGTGGCTGGCGGGGGATCTGGGCCGGGCGGCGTTCCATCTCCTGGGGCGCGGGATCGTTCCGATGGTGCTGGGGGCGCTGGCCTTCGATCTGGCGCTGCCGGGTTCGCCCTGGGTGTGGCTCGCCTTCCTCGTCTCCGTGGCGCTCGGTGTCGTGGTGAGTTTCGCGGTGCGCTTCCTGGTGTCGCTCTCGGCGTTCTGGCTGCTCGACGGGGCGGGGGCGATGCAGATCGCCTGGCTGGCCGGGCTGTTCTTCTCCGGGATGCTGCTGCCGCTGCCGCTGTTCCCCGGGGTGCTGGGGGAGGTGGCGCGGGCGTTGCCGTGGTCGTCGCTCCTGCAGGTGCCGGCCGATGTGTTCCTCGGCCGGTACGCGGGCTGGGACCTGCTGCGGGCGTACGGCTTCCAGGCGGGCTGGGCGGTGGCGTTGCTGCTGGCGGGTCGGCTGTTGCAGTCGGTGGCGACCAGAAGGGTGGTGGTCCAGGGTGGCTGA
- a CDS encoding DeoR/GlpR family DNA-binding transcription regulator: MAAHTRWTRLLEILSDQGHLDVLDAAERLGCSAATVRRDLDELARQNLLTRTRGGAVVSAVAYDLPLRYKAARRADEKQRIARAAAELIPAGSTVGLNGGTTTSEVARELALRPEPPGGGVALTVVTNAINIANELAVRPQVKIVVTGGVARPNSYELVGPLVDSVLRTLALDWTILGVDAVHPRFGAATHDESEAGANRALAECAGKVIVVADSSKLGRRAFAQVCETSAVSVLVTDRDAPEEVVEEFTGLGIDVLRV, translated from the coding sequence GTGGCGGCACACACACGATGGACCCGGCTGCTGGAGATCCTCAGCGACCAGGGCCACCTCGACGTACTCGACGCCGCCGAGCGACTCGGCTGCTCCGCCGCCACCGTGCGCCGCGACCTGGACGAGCTCGCCCGGCAGAACCTGCTGACCCGCACCCGGGGCGGCGCGGTGGTGAGCGCCGTCGCCTACGACCTGCCGCTGCGCTACAAGGCGGCCCGCAGGGCCGACGAGAAGCAGCGCATCGCGCGGGCCGCGGCCGAGCTCATCCCGGCGGGCTCCACCGTCGGCCTCAACGGCGGCACGACGACCTCCGAGGTGGCCAGGGAGCTGGCACTGCGGCCGGAACCCCCGGGCGGGGGCGTGGCGCTGACCGTGGTGACCAACGCGATCAACATCGCCAACGAGCTGGCGGTCCGCCCCCAGGTGAAGATCGTCGTCACCGGTGGGGTGGCCAGGCCCAACTCGTACGAACTCGTCGGCCCCCTGGTCGACTCCGTCCTGCGCACCCTCGCCCTGGACTGGACGATCCTCGGCGTGGACGCCGTGCACCCCCGCTTCGGGGCGGCCACGCACGACGAGTCGGAGGCCGGGGCCAACCGCGCCCTCGCCGAGTGCGCGGGCAAGGTGATCGTGGTGGCCGACTCCTCCAAGCTCGGACGCCGGGCCTTCGCCCAGGTGTGCGAGACCAGTGCGGTGTCGGTCCTGGTCACGGACCGGGACGCGCCCGAGGAGGTCGTCGAGGAGTTCACCGGCCTCGGGATCGACGTACTGCGGGTGTGA
- the argG gene encoding argininosuccinate synthase — protein sequence MSKVLTSLPTGERVGIAFSGGLDTSVAVAWMRDKGAVPCTYTADIGQYDEPDIASVPGRAKTYGAEIARLVDCRAALVEEGLAALACGAFHIRSGGRAYFNTTPLGRAVTGTLLVRAMLEDNVQIWGDGSTFKGNDIERFYRYGLLANPHLRIYKPWLDADFVTELGGRKEMSEWLVTHGLPYRDSTEKAYSTDANIWGATHEAKTLEHLDTGVETVDPIMGVRFWDPSVEIAAEDVTIGFEQGRPVTINGKDFASAVDLVMEANAIGGRHGMGMSDQIENRIIEAKSRGIYEAPGMALLHAAYERLVNAIHNEDTLAQYHNEGRRLGRLMYEGRWLDPQALMVRESLQRWVGSAVTGEVTLRLRRGEDYSILNTTGPSFSYHPDKLSMERTEDSAFGPVDRIGQLTMRNLDIADSRARLEQFAGLGLVGTTQPSLIGAAQAAATGLIGAMPEGGAQAIASRGEVSGDDELLDRAAMEFGTD from the coding sequence ATGTCTAAGGTTCTCACCTCCCTGCCCACCGGCGAGCGCGTCGGCATCGCTTTCTCGGGCGGCCTCGACACCTCGGTCGCGGTCGCGTGGATGCGCGACAAGGGTGCCGTCCCGTGCACCTACACCGCCGACATCGGCCAGTACGACGAGCCCGACATCGCCTCGGTGCCCGGCCGCGCGAAGACCTACGGCGCAGAGATCGCGCGCCTGGTCGACTGCCGGGCGGCACTGGTCGAGGAGGGCCTGGCCGCACTCGCCTGCGGCGCGTTCCACATCCGCTCGGGCGGCCGCGCGTACTTCAACACGACTCCGCTCGGCCGCGCCGTCACCGGCACCCTGCTGGTCAGGGCGATGCTGGAGGACAACGTCCAGATCTGGGGCGACGGCTCCACGTTCAAGGGCAACGACATCGAGCGGTTCTACCGCTACGGCCTCCTCGCCAACCCCCACCTGCGCATCTACAAGCCGTGGCTCGACGCCGACTTCGTCACGGAACTGGGCGGCCGCAAGGAGATGTCGGAGTGGCTGGTGACCCACGGGCTGCCCTACCGCGACAGCACCGAGAAGGCCTACTCGACCGACGCCAACATCTGGGGCGCCACGCACGAGGCCAAGACGCTGGAGCACCTCGACACCGGTGTGGAGACCGTCGACCCGATCATGGGCGTCCGGTTCTGGGACCCCTCGGTCGAGATCGCCGCCGAGGACGTCACGATCGGCTTCGAGCAGGGCCGCCCGGTCACGATCAACGGCAAGGACTTCGCCTCCGCCGTCGACCTGGTGATGGAGGCCAACGCCATCGGCGGCCGCCACGGCATGGGCATGTCGGACCAGATCGAGAACCGCATCATCGAGGCCAAGAGCCGCGGCATCTACGAGGCACCGGGCATGGCCCTGCTGCACGCCGCGTACGAGCGCCTGGTCAACGCCATCCACAACGAGGACACCCTCGCCCAGTACCACAACGAGGGCCGCCGCCTGGGCCGCCTCATGTACGAGGGCCGCTGGCTGGACCCGCAGGCGCTGATGGTCCGCGAGTCGCTGCAGCGCTGGGTCGGCTCCGCCGTCACCGGCGAGGTGACGCTGCGGCTGCGGCGCGGTGAGGACTACTCGATCCTGAACACCACCGGCCCCTCGTTCAGCTACCACCCGGACAAGCTGTCGATGGAGCGCACCGAGGACTCGGCGTTCGGTCCGGTGGACCGCATCGGCCAGCTCACCATGCGCAACCTCGACATCGCCGACTCGCGCGCGAGGCTCGAACAGTTCGCCGGCCTCGGCCTCGTCGGCACGACCCAGCCCTCGCTGATCGGCGCCGCACAGGCGGCGGCGACCGGCCTGATCGGCGCCATGCCGGAGGGCGGCGCCCAGGCCATCGCCTCGCGCGGTGAGGTCTCCGGTGACGACGAGCTGCTGGACCGCGCCGCGATGGAGTTCGGCACCGACTGA
- a CDS encoding DUF1707 SHOCT-like domain-containing protein, whose protein sequence is MRASDAERERVAETLREAVAEGRLEMDEFEQRLDATFKARTHGELVPLVRDLPVAGGSARPVTGAVAERSGSSSDWPARIGGTATSSGAFAFWGGFSRKGRWTVGPKFTAFAMWGGGEIDLREAHFAEREVVIRCFTIMGGIQVTIPPDLDAQVGGLGIMGGFGEHSKIEEEEPAPGSPRVKITGFALMGGVGVERKRRKAEKRRLKEQERARSDKPDAGDDRKELG, encoded by the coding sequence ATGCGTGCCTCCGACGCGGAACGTGAGCGGGTCGCCGAGACCTTGCGGGAGGCCGTGGCCGAGGGCCGGCTGGAGATGGACGAGTTCGAGCAGCGGCTCGACGCGACGTTCAAGGCGCGTACGCATGGGGAGTTGGTCCCGCTCGTACGTGATCTGCCGGTGGCGGGCGGTTCCGCCCGGCCGGTGACGGGGGCGGTTGCCGAGCGGAGCGGGTCGTCCTCCGACTGGCCGGCGCGGATCGGTGGTACGGCCACCTCGTCGGGGGCGTTCGCCTTCTGGGGCGGGTTCAGTCGTAAGGGCCGCTGGACGGTGGGCCCGAAGTTCACCGCGTTCGCGATGTGGGGCGGTGGCGAGATCGACCTGCGTGAGGCTCACTTCGCGGAGCGCGAGGTCGTGATCCGCTGCTTCACGATCATGGGCGGTATCCAGGTGACGATTCCTCCGGACCTCGACGCGCAGGTCGGCGGACTCGGGATCATGGGCGGTTTCGGCGAGCACTCCAAGATCGAGGAGGAGGAGCCGGCTCCCGGCTCACCGCGGGTGAAGATCACCGGGTTCGCGCTGATGGGCGGGGTCGGGGTGGAGCGCAAGCGTCGCAAGGCCGAGAAGCGGCGGCTCAAGGAGCAGGAGCGGGCGCGATCGGACAAGCCGGACGCGGGGGACGACCGCAAGGAGCTGGGCTGA
- a CDS encoding ABC transporter ATP-binding protein, whose translation MDFIELDGVEKVFDVRRKTGLLRRERHEVRAVDGISFRVPRGEMVGYIGPNGAGKSTTIKMLTGILTPSGGRLRVAGIDPSRERTKLAHRIGVVFGQRTTLWWDLPLRDSYRLMHRMYRIPDARYRENLDRCVELLDLGELLEVPVRQLSLGQRMRGDIAAALLHDPEVLYLDEPTIGLDVVSKAKVRGFLRDLNAERSTTVLLTTHDLTDIEQLCERVMVIDHGRLMYDGALAGLHEVGESERTLIVDLERELPPIELGSEPSVRVVKVEGPRQWLAFPAAASAAPLVARIAADYPLVDLSVREPDIESVIAKMYVSDSAL comes from the coding sequence ATGGACTTCATCGAGCTCGACGGTGTCGAGAAGGTCTTCGACGTACGCCGGAAGACCGGGCTGCTGCGTCGTGAGCGGCATGAGGTGCGGGCGGTGGACGGCATCAGTTTCCGGGTGCCGCGTGGCGAGATGGTCGGCTACATCGGCCCGAACGGGGCGGGCAAGTCGACGACGATCAAGATGCTGACGGGCATTCTCACGCCGAGCGGTGGCCGGCTGCGGGTGGCGGGGATCGACCCTTCGCGGGAGCGTACGAAGCTGGCGCACCGGATCGGTGTGGTGTTCGGGCAGCGCACGACGCTGTGGTGGGATCTGCCGTTGCGTGACTCGTACCGGCTGATGCACCGGATGTACCGGATCCCGGACGCCCGCTACCGGGAGAATCTGGACCGCTGCGTCGAACTGCTGGATCTGGGTGAGCTGTTGGAGGTGCCGGTGCGTCAGCTGTCGTTGGGGCAGCGGATGAGGGGTGACATCGCGGCGGCACTTCTGCACGATCCAGAGGTGCTGTACCTGGACGAGCCGACGATCGGGCTGGATGTGGTCTCCAAGGCCAAGGTGCGTGGTTTCCTGCGGGACTTGAACGCGGAACGGTCCACGACCGTGCTGCTGACCACGCACGACCTGACCGACATCGAGCAGCTGTGCGAGCGGGTGATGGTGATCGACCACGGGCGCCTGATGTACGACGGTGCGCTCGCCGGGCTGCACGAGGTCGGCGAGAGCGAGCGGACGCTGATCGTGGACCTGGAGCGGGAGTTGCCGCCGATCGAGCTGGGGTCGGAGCCTTCGGTGCGGGTGGTGAAGGTGGAGGGGCCCCGGCAGTGGCTGGCGTTCCCGGCGGCGGCGTCGGCAGCACCGCTGGTGGCGCGTATCGCGGCGGACTATCCGCTGGTCGATCTGTCGGTGCGGGAGCCGGACATCGAGTCCGTGATCGCGAAGATGTACGTGTCGGATTCTGCTCTCTAG
- a CDS encoding DUF445 domain-containing protein: protein MEQDAGQGTASGPEDHGSGRPGAAPPAIGPVPGGQPEPEPADGVTGPSGAPGGRPRPTLGGFAYTAADEEKRRGVRRMKTTATGLLLLVALVYVLATWAENAGVGGWPGYVAAAAEAGMVGALADWFAVTALFRRPLGLPIPHTAIIPTKKDQLGESLGSFVGENFLSGDVVRDRIHALGVGSRLGAWLAEPEHADRVTAELATALRGALTVLRDSDVQAVVGEAITRRADAAEVGPGMGKMLEKIVSDGGHRRVVDLVCVRAHDWLVLHGDSVMDAVQGGAPGWTPRFVDKRVGERVYKELLRFVTEMRDMPGHPARGSIDTFLTDFAADLQTDSDTRARVERLKSEILGRGEVQDVIASAWSSVRTMIIAAAEDERSELRLRARASLMSLGARLSTDERLQGKLEGWLEDAAAYVVTTYRTEITSLISDTVAGWDADQTSKKIEAHIGRDLQFIRINGTVVGALAGLAIYSVSHALGG from the coding sequence ATGGAACAGGACGCGGGACAGGGAACGGCATCCGGGCCGGAGGACCACGGCTCCGGACGGCCCGGGGCCGCGCCGCCGGCCATCGGGCCCGTGCCCGGCGGGCAGCCGGAGCCGGAGCCGGCCGACGGCGTGACGGGCCCCTCCGGGGCTCCCGGAGGGCGTCCGAGGCCGACGCTGGGCGGCTTCGCGTACACCGCCGCCGATGAGGAGAAGCGGCGCGGTGTGCGCCGTATGAAGACCACCGCCACGGGTCTGCTCCTGCTCGTCGCGCTCGTGTACGTCCTCGCCACCTGGGCGGAGAACGCGGGTGTGGGCGGCTGGCCGGGCTACGTCGCAGCGGCCGCCGAGGCGGGGATGGTCGGTGCGCTGGCGGACTGGTTCGCCGTCACGGCGCTCTTCCGGCGTCCGCTCGGTCTGCCCATCCCCCACACCGCCATCATTCCCACCAAGAAGGACCAGTTGGGGGAGTCACTCGGTTCCTTCGTGGGCGAGAATTTTCTCTCGGGGGACGTGGTTCGTGACCGAATTCACGCTCTGGGCGTCGGTTCGCGGCTCGGAGCCTGGCTCGCGGAGCCGGAACACGCGGACCGGGTCACCGCCGAGCTGGCCACCGCGCTGCGCGGCGCGCTGACCGTGCTGCGGGACTCCGATGTGCAGGCGGTGGTCGGGGAGGCGATCACCCGGCGGGCGGACGCGGCGGAAGTCGGCCCGGGGATGGGCAAGATGCTGGAGAAGATCGTCTCGGACGGCGGCCACCGCAGGGTCGTCGACCTCGTCTGCGTGCGGGCGCACGACTGGCTGGTCCTGCACGGTGACTCCGTGATGGACGCGGTGCAGGGCGGGGCGCCCGGCTGGACGCCGCGGTTCGTGGACAAGCGGGTGGGGGAGCGGGTCTACAAGGAGCTGCTGCGCTTCGTCACGGAGATGCGTGACATGCCGGGCCATCCGGCGCGCGGTTCGATCGACACGTTCCTGACGGACTTCGCCGCCGATCTCCAGACGGACTCGGACACCCGGGCCCGGGTGGAGCGGCTGAAGTCGGAGATCCTGGGGCGCGGTGAGGTCCAGGACGTCATCGCCTCCGCCTGGTCCTCCGTCCGTACGATGATCATCGCGGCGGCCGAGGACGAGCGGAGCGAGCTGCGGCTGCGGGCCCGGGCCTCACTGATGTCGCTGGGTGCGAGGCTGTCCACGGACGAGCGGTTGCAGGGCAAGCTGGAGGGCTGGCTGGAGGACGCGGCGGCCTACGTCGTCACGACGTACCGCACGGAGATCACCTCGCTGATCAGCGACACCGTGGCCGGCTGGGACGCGGACCAGACGTCGAAGAAGATCGAGGCGCACATCGGCCGCGACCTGCAGTTCATCCGGATCAACGGCACCGTGGTGGGAGCGCTGGCCGGCCTGGCGATCTATTCGGTGTCCCACGCGCTGGGAGGCTGA
- a CDS encoding ABC transporter permease — protein MAEVRVERVAVEPETVFAERSRLVEGVRAYGLIVAMWLRSTMAYRASFVMTAVGNFLVTGFDFVTIMLMFGHVDALGGFTLPEIALLYGASATAFGLTDLLLGSMDRLGRRVRDGTLDTLLVRPVPVLAQVAADRFALRRLGRITQGLLVLGYALLTLDIAWTPLKVLVLPLMVLSGAAIFGAVFVVGAAFQFYAQDASEVQSAFTYGGTTLLQYPPSIFAKDLVRGVTFVVPLAFVSWLPALYVLGRDYPVDLPRWVAFLPPVVAAGCWVLAGLAWRAGLRAYRSTGS, from the coding sequence GTGGCTGAGGTCCGGGTCGAGCGGGTGGCCGTGGAGCCGGAGACCGTGTTCGCCGAGCGGTCGCGGCTGGTCGAGGGGGTGCGGGCGTACGGGCTGATCGTGGCGATGTGGCTGCGGTCGACGATGGCGTACCGCGCGTCGTTCGTGATGACGGCGGTCGGGAACTTCCTGGTGACGGGGTTCGACTTCGTCACGATCATGCTGATGTTCGGGCACGTCGACGCGCTGGGCGGCTTCACCCTGCCGGAGATCGCGCTGCTGTACGGGGCGTCGGCGACCGCGTTCGGCCTGACCGATCTGCTGCTGGGGTCGATGGACCGGCTGGGGCGGCGGGTGCGGGACGGGACGCTGGACACGCTGCTGGTGCGGCCCGTCCCGGTGCTGGCGCAGGTGGCGGCTGACCGGTTCGCGCTGCGCAGGCTTGGGCGGATCACGCAGGGCCTGCTGGTGCTGGGTTACGCGCTGCTGACGCTCGACATCGCGTGGACGCCGCTGAAGGTTCTGGTGCTGCCGCTGATGGTGCTGAGCGGAGCGGCCATCTTCGGGGCGGTGTTCGTGGTGGGCGCGGCGTTCCAGTTCTACGCGCAGGACGCGTCCGAGGTGCAGAGCGCGTTCACGTACGGGGGGACGACGCTGCTGCAGTATCCGCCGTCGATCTTCGCGAAGGACCTGGTGCGGGGGGTGACGTTCGTGGTGCCGCTGGCTTTCGTGAGCTGGCTGCCGGCCCTGTACGTGCTGGGGCGGGACTATCCGGTCGATCTGCCCCGGTGGGTGGCGTTCCTGCCGCCGGTGGTGGCTGCGGGGTGCTGGGTGCTGGCGGGGCTGGCGTGGCGGGCGGGGCTGCGGGCGTACCGCAGTACGGGAAGCTGA
- a CDS encoding transglycosylase domain-containing protein produces MSHEPPQHGGDPGQQGSESWAPRDTSAAAPTPDPQHPDGAQATKGRTKRPKRPKRTGWRRALPTWRMVLGGVLLLALLLVGGFIAGYQIVDIPAANAAATAQSNVYLYKDGTVIARDGEINRENIPLRRIPRTIQHAVLAAEDRDFYSEDAIDVTATLRAGWNTVTGKGRQGGSTITQQYVKNYYLGQEQTIVRKAKEFFISIKLDREQSKDEILEGYLNTSYFGRNAYGIQAASHAYYGKDVEDLDVGEGAYLASLLNAPSSYDVVAHPENKKAVLARWDYVLDGMVEHDWLTPADRDAMTFPVPGKAKPATALSGQRGYIVHAVEDYLTKNKIIDETTLATGGYRITTTLQKKKQDALVEAVEDNVLSKTSEDREADRNVRAGGASIDPATGHVVALYGGIDYTKQYVNNATRRDYQVGSTFKPFVLAAALANGSTTQKDRAITPNTRYNGDNERTVQSATGSTGYSPANEDDVDYGSITVREATDKSVNAVYAQMAQDVGPQEVKDIAIALGIPPNTPDLTATPSIALGPATASVVDMASAYATLADHGRQRPHTLVTKISKNATELDIPTRTTRQAISREAADTTTSVLRSVVDGGTGTAAQGAGRPAAGKTGTAEEDKAAWFAGYTPDLATVIAVMGQDPDTGIQKPLYGALGLARMNGGGAPAETWAAYTRAALEGSEVQGFELEADDGPEEPDPDASRESEDTEEAGDTDEPRDGQDTERPGTRQPRDEQDSPRSRTPDAPSTAPRTPRTATPAGTPPRAPADRETPARETAAREAVARKPMKREPLTREPAEQRSDPRETTERQSDAQRPGPQHPGTHPADSEPLGPDDGPPTDPHERDGQGHHGPARP; encoded by the coding sequence ATGAGCCACGAGCCACCGCAGCACGGCGGAGACCCCGGTCAACAGGGCTCCGAGAGCTGGGCCCCCCGAGACACCTCGGCCGCGGCCCCCACCCCCGACCCCCAGCACCCGGACGGCGCACAAGCCACCAAGGGGCGCACGAAACGCCCCAAACGACCCAAGCGCACCGGCTGGCGCCGCGCCCTCCCCACCTGGCGCATGGTCCTCGGCGGCGTACTCCTCCTCGCACTGCTGCTCGTCGGCGGATTCATCGCCGGCTACCAGATCGTCGACATCCCCGCCGCCAACGCCGCCGCGACCGCACAGTCCAACGTGTACCTGTACAAGGACGGCACCGTCATCGCACGCGACGGCGAGATCAACCGCGAGAACATCCCCCTCCGCCGCATCCCCCGCACCATCCAGCACGCCGTACTCGCCGCCGAGGACCGCGACTTCTACTCCGAGGACGCCATCGACGTCACGGCCACCCTCCGCGCCGGCTGGAACACCGTCACCGGCAAGGGCAGACAAGGCGGCTCCACGATCACCCAGCAGTACGTCAAGAACTACTACCTCGGCCAGGAACAGACCATCGTCCGCAAGGCCAAGGAATTCTTCATCTCCATCAAGCTCGACCGCGAACAGAGCAAGGACGAGATCCTCGAGGGCTACCTCAACACCAGCTACTTCGGCCGCAACGCCTACGGCATCCAGGCCGCCTCCCACGCCTACTACGGCAAGGACGTCGAAGACCTCGACGTGGGCGAAGGCGCCTACCTCGCCTCCCTGCTCAACGCCCCCAGCTCCTACGACGTCGTCGCCCACCCCGAGAACAAGAAAGCCGTCCTCGCCCGCTGGGACTACGTACTCGACGGCATGGTCGAACACGACTGGCTCACCCCCGCCGACCGCGACGCCATGACCTTCCCCGTCCCCGGCAAGGCCAAGCCCGCCACCGCACTCTCCGGGCAGCGCGGCTACATCGTCCACGCGGTCGAGGACTACCTCACCAAGAACAAGATCATCGACGAGACCACCCTCGCCACCGGCGGCTACCGCATCACCACCACACTCCAGAAGAAGAAGCAGGACGCCCTCGTCGAAGCCGTCGAGGACAACGTCCTCTCCAAGACCAGCGAGGACCGCGAAGCCGACCGCAACGTCCGCGCAGGCGGCGCCTCCATCGACCCCGCCACCGGCCACGTCGTCGCCCTCTACGGCGGCATCGACTACACCAAGCAATACGTCAACAACGCCACCCGCCGCGACTACCAGGTCGGATCCACCTTCAAACCGTTCGTACTCGCCGCCGCCCTCGCCAACGGGTCCACCACCCAGAAAGACCGCGCCATCACCCCCAACACCCGCTACAACGGAGACAACGAACGCACCGTCCAGAGCGCCACCGGCTCCACCGGCTACTCCCCCGCCAACGAGGACGACGTCGACTACGGCTCCATCACCGTCCGCGAAGCCACCGACAAATCCGTCAACGCCGTCTACGCACAGATGGCCCAGGACGTCGGCCCCCAAGAGGTCAAGGACATCGCGATCGCCCTCGGCATCCCGCCGAACACCCCCGACCTCACCGCCACCCCCTCCATCGCACTCGGCCCCGCCACCGCCAGCGTCGTCGACATGGCCTCGGCCTACGCCACACTCGCCGACCACGGCAGACAGCGCCCCCACACCCTCGTCACCAAGATCAGCAAGAACGCCACCGAACTCGACATCCCCACCAGGACCACCCGGCAGGCCATCAGCCGCGAAGCCGCAGACACCACCACCTCGGTCCTGCGCAGCGTCGTCGACGGCGGCACCGGCACCGCCGCCCAGGGCGCCGGCCGCCCCGCCGCCGGCAAGACCGGCACCGCCGAGGAGGACAAAGCGGCCTGGTTCGCCGGCTACACACCCGACCTCGCCACCGTCATCGCCGTCATGGGCCAGGACCCCGACACCGGCATCCAGAAACCCCTGTACGGCGCACTCGGCCTGGCCCGCATGAACGGCGGCGGCGCACCCGCCGAGACCTGGGCCGCCTACACCCGGGCCGCACTGGAAGGCAGCGAGGTACAGGGATTCGAACTGGAGGCTGACGACGGCCCCGAAGAACCCGACCCGGACGCGAGCAGGGAAAGCGAGGACACCGAAGAAGCCGGGGACACCGACGAACCGAGAGACGGCCAGGACACCGAACGCCCCGGAACCAGGCAGCCCCGCGACGAACAGGACAGCCCCCGGTCCCGCACCCCGGACGCCCCCTCCACCGCCCCCCGCACACCCCGCACCGCCACCCCCGCCGGCACACCCCCACGCGCACCCGCCGACCGGGAGACCCCCGCCCGCGAAACCGCAGCACGCGAAGCCGTGGCGCGGAAACCCATGAAACGGGAACCCCTTACACGGGAACCCGCCGAGCAGCGATCCGACCCGCGCGAAACCACCGAACGCCAATCCGACGCCCAAAGGCCCGGCCCACAGCACCCCGGCACGCACCCCGCCGACAGCGAACCCCTCGGCCCCGACGACGGCCCGCCCACCGACCCACACGAAAGGGACGGACAAGGCCACCACGGCCCCGCCCGCCCCTGA
- a CDS encoding SGNH/GDSL hydrolase family protein produces the protein MPRRQGYALLIALVAGTAALAAAIAFGTALVSDQRRAPLGGSESHAAARNPAAPANSTGTWVATWTGAPVSAEPNTGQGYPGRTIRNIVHTSVGGDAARITLSNLFGAVPLIIDQATVNTRPVTFGGLPTVKVAAGRQVVSDPVVVPVTPDTDLEVTLRTPYAAGPVTQHPNAHQTSYLADDDGTWSTTRWRYLTAVDVRNETSPGAIVVIGDSLTAGSGSTTDANSRWTDVLSDRLRHAYGIANQGIAGNRLLRDSPLAHSGVKNLGGLSGAHRFERDVLSVAGAKTVIIALGINDVQQFPQEPDPQRITAGLRTLTERAHAQGLRVVGATLTPFQGYATWTPERNSVRLAVNEEIRSGRIFDAFIDFDRAVRDPYAPNRILPEYDSGDRLHFNDAGYRALGHAIDLGAVDATPKADAF, from the coding sequence ATGCCCAGGCGCCAGGGGTATGCCCTGCTCATCGCCCTCGTAGCAGGCACCGCCGCGCTCGCCGCCGCCATCGCGTTCGGCACAGCGCTGGTCTCCGACCAGCGACGGGCACCGCTCGGCGGGTCCGAGAGCCACGCCGCGGCCCGCAATCCCGCCGCACCGGCCAACTCCACCGGCACCTGGGTCGCCACCTGGACCGGAGCCCCCGTCAGCGCGGAGCCGAACACCGGGCAGGGCTACCCCGGCCGCACCATCCGCAACATCGTGCACACCAGTGTCGGCGGGGACGCCGCCCGCATCACCCTGTCCAACCTCTTCGGCGCCGTCCCGCTGATCATCGACCAGGCCACCGTCAACACCCGCCCGGTGACCTTCGGCGGTCTGCCCACGGTCAAGGTCGCCGCGGGCCGGCAGGTCGTCAGCGACCCGGTCGTCGTACCCGTCACCCCCGACACCGACCTGGAAGTCACCCTCCGCACCCCGTACGCCGCCGGGCCCGTCACCCAGCACCCCAACGCCCACCAGACGTCCTACCTGGCCGACGACGACGGCACGTGGAGCACCACCAGGTGGCGCTACCTGACGGCAGTCGACGTCCGCAACGAGACGTCGCCCGGCGCGATCGTCGTGATCGGCGACTCCCTCACAGCGGGCAGCGGCTCCACCACCGACGCCAACAGCCGCTGGACGGACGTCCTCTCGGACCGCCTCCGGCACGCCTACGGGATCGCCAACCAGGGCATAGCGGGCAACCGCCTCCTGCGCGACAGCCCCCTCGCCCACAGTGGTGTGAAGAACCTGGGCGGCCTCAGCGGCGCCCACCGCTTCGAGCGTGACGTCCTGTCCGTCGCCGGAGCCAAGACCGTGATCATCGCGCTCGGCATCAACGACGTACAGCAGTTCCCCCAGGAGCCGGACCCCCAGCGCATAACGGCCGGGCTCCGCACCCTCACCGAGCGCGCACACGCCCAGGGGCTGCGGGTCGTCGGAGCGACGCTGACGCCCTTCCAGGGCTACGCCACCTGGACACCCGAACGCAACAGCGTGCGCCTGGCGGTCAACGAGGAGATCCGCTCCGGCCGGATCTTCGACGCGTTCATCGACTTCGACCGGGCGGTACGCGACCCCTACGCGCCCAACCGGATCCTGCCGGAGTACGACTCGGGTGACCGGCTGCACTTCAACGACGCCGGCTACCGCGCCCTGGGCCACGCCATCGATCTCGGCGCGGTGGACGCGACGCCGAAGGCCGACGCCTTCTGA